A genomic window from Serratia liquefaciens includes:
- the wzc gene encoding tyrosine-protein kinase Wzc, which translates to MTDNTKPGLSTANNHDEIDLSRLLGTLLDHRWLIIGITALFSVAAIIYSLFATPIYQADAMVQVEQNVGNSLVNDLSQMLPNSQPGSSTEIELIKSRMVTGKTVDDLNLDTVIQQKYFPLFGRGWARLTGVEPGRIALSRLSVPPNSDDIELELKVIDGKNYVLNKNGTEIIKGKVGESASAHGITLLVSEISAEPGTVFEVAKLQRLVATNNLLDALTVEDKGKDTGVLALSLIGDDPILVRKILDSISKNYLLQNVERKSEEAAKSLDFLKEQLPEVRSSLDSAEEKLNRFRQANDSVDLSLEAKSVLDTIVGVEAQLNELTFKEAEISKLYTKEHPAYRALMEKRVTLQKEKDKLNKRVSGMPKTQQEILRLTRDVQAGQEIYMQLLNKQQELGITKASTVGNVRIVDPAVTQPRPVKPQKTIIVLIVTLLGGLFSTGFVLLKTMLHRGIESPEQLEQQGINVYASIPLSEWQQKSDRETMLSGKRSSTKSYTLLAVGNPADLAIEAVRSLRTSLHFASLEAKNNVLMISGASPSIGKTFVSINLAAVIAQAGQRILVVDADMRKGYAHSLLNCELGTGLSDVLSGQATAQQAIKKTSIENLSFISRGKIPPNPSELLMHNRLSEFLEWAGKEYDIVLVDTPPILAVTDAAIVARNVGTTLLVARYAVNSLKEIEVSIRRFEQNGMEIKGIILNAVEHKSGSAYGYYAYEYK; encoded by the coding sequence CGTTTGCTAGGTACTTTACTTGACCATCGCTGGCTTATCATCGGTATTACAGCGTTATTTTCTGTTGCCGCTATCATTTATTCGCTGTTTGCCACCCCGATCTACCAGGCCGATGCAATGGTTCAGGTTGAGCAAAACGTTGGGAACTCACTGGTCAATGATTTATCCCAGATGTTACCGAACAGTCAGCCGGGTTCTTCTACGGAAATCGAACTAATCAAATCGCGCATGGTAACGGGTAAAACTGTTGACGATTTGAATCTTGACACTGTGATTCAGCAGAAATATTTCCCGCTTTTTGGTCGTGGTTGGGCGCGTTTAACTGGCGTTGAGCCAGGGCGCATAGCGTTGTCGCGTTTGAGCGTACCGCCGAACTCAGATGACATTGAGCTTGAACTGAAAGTCATCGATGGTAAAAACTATGTGCTGAACAAAAATGGCACTGAAATTATCAAAGGGAAGGTCGGTGAGTCAGCCAGTGCTCACGGAATAACGTTATTGGTCAGTGAAATTTCTGCTGAGCCAGGCACCGTATTTGAAGTAGCCAAATTGCAGCGTTTGGTTGCCACCAACAATTTGTTGGACGCTTTGACCGTTGAGGATAAAGGTAAGGATACCGGTGTCCTGGCACTGAGTTTGATCGGCGACGATCCGATACTGGTGCGTAAAATTTTGGACAGCATAAGTAAAAACTACCTACTGCAAAACGTTGAGCGCAAATCAGAGGAAGCGGCCAAAAGTCTGGACTTCCTGAAAGAGCAGTTACCAGAGGTCCGGAGCTCTCTAGATAGCGCTGAAGAAAAACTCAACCGTTTCCGCCAAGCCAATGATTCGGTCGATTTGTCTCTGGAAGCTAAATCGGTATTGGATACCATTGTTGGTGTTGAAGCTCAGTTGAATGAACTGACTTTCAAAGAAGCGGAAATCTCCAAGCTCTATACTAAAGAGCACCCTGCTTATCGTGCACTGATGGAAAAACGCGTTACTTTGCAAAAGGAAAAGGACAAACTGAATAAACGCGTCAGCGGCATGCCGAAAACCCAGCAGGAAATTTTGCGTCTAACCCGTGATGTTCAGGCTGGACAAGAAATTTACATGCAGTTGCTGAACAAACAGCAGGAACTGGGCATTACCAAGGCAAGTACCGTAGGTAATGTACGTATTGTTGACCCGGCAGTAACGCAGCCGCGGCCGGTGAAACCGCAAAAAACAATTATCGTCCTGATTGTCACTCTGTTGGGTGGGTTGTTCTCCACCGGGTTCGTCCTGTTAAAAACCATGCTTCATCGCGGCATCGAAAGCCCCGAGCAGTTGGAACAGCAGGGCATTAACGTTTATGCCAGCATCCCTCTGTCCGAATGGCAACAGAAAAGTGACCGCGAAACAATGTTATCCGGTAAGCGCAGCAGCACCAAAAGTTATACGCTGCTTGCCGTGGGTAACCCGGCGGATCTGGCTATCGAAGCAGTTAGAAGCCTGCGTACAAGTTTGCACTTCGCCTCACTGGAAGCAAAAAATAACGTTCTGATGATCTCGGGTGCCAGCCCAAGCATAGGTAAGACGTTTGTCAGTATTAACCTGGCGGCAGTTATTGCTCAGGCGGGACAACGTATTCTGGTCGTGGATGCCGATATGCGTAAAGGTTACGCACATTCATTGTTGAACTGTGAATTGGGTACCGGTTTATCGGATGTTCTTTCCGGGCAGGCAACGGCGCAGCAGGCGATCAAGAAAACTTCGATTGAGAACCTGAGTTTTATATCGCGCGGTAAAATCCCACCCAATCCTTCAGAGCTGCTGATGCACAACCGTTTGTCAGAGTTCCTAGAGTGGGCGGGCAAAGAATATGACATCGTATTAGTCGATACTCCGCCAATCTTGGCGGTGACGGATGCTGCAATCGTGGCACGTAATGTAGGGACCACTCTTTTGGTTGCTCGTTATGCGGTTAACTCGTTGAAAGAGATCGAAGTAAGTATCCGTCGCTTTGAGCAAAATGGCATGGAAATTAAAGGTATTATCCTTAATGCCGTTGAGCATAAATCCGGTAGTGCCTACGGCTACTACGCGTACGAATATAAATAA